One window from the genome of Saimiri boliviensis isolate mSaiBol1 chromosome 2, mSaiBol1.pri, whole genome shotgun sequence encodes:
- the LOC101040303 gene encoding protein S100-A10 yields the protein MPSQMEHAMVTMMFTFHKFAGDKGYLTKEDLRVLMEKEFPGFLENQKDPLAVDKIMKDLDQCRDGKVGFQSFFSLIAGLTIACNDYFVVHMKQKGKK from the coding sequence ATGCCATCTCAAATGGAACATGCCATGGTAACCATGATGTTTACATTTCACAAATTTGCTGGGGATAAAGGCTACTTAACAAAGGAGGACCTGAGAGTACTCATGGAAAAGGAGTTCCCCGGATTTTTGGAAAATCAAAAAGACCCTCTGGCCGTGGACAAAATAATGAAGGACCTGGACCAGTGCAGAGATGGCAAAGTGGGCTTCCAGAGCTTCTTTTCCCTGATTGCAGGCCTCACCATTGCATGCAATGACTATTTTGTAGTACACATGAAGCAGAAGGGAAAGAAGTAG